The following nucleotide sequence is from Gammaproteobacteria bacterium.
AGGTGGCCAACTTGGAACGCATTGTGACGGCCCATGACATCAAAATAAAAAGTTCGGGCAAGGGCGACAAATTGGTAATGGAGGCCACCGCCAAGACTTACCGTTATCTCGATGAGAAGGAAGAACAGGAGGCTGCGGCTAAAAATGTCAAAGCGAAGCCCGCGAAGAAAAAATAGCAACGCGTTACTGCTAATCCTGACGCTGCTGGGCGTTGCACTGACGGGTTGTGTATCCCGTGACATGAGCGACCTTGAGGCCAGGGTGCAGGAACTGCTGGCGCGCAAGGCCAGCACATCGATCGAGCCGCTGCCCGAGGTGAAGCTGCCGGAAAGTTACGCCTACCAATCCGCCGATGCGAACCGGCGCGATCCGTTCGAAAGCTTCAAGAAGGAAGCCGCCACGGCTCAGGCTGCCCAGAAGGGCGCGCCTCAGGATGCCAAGACGGCGGAACTGATGAAGGAGATTGAGGGGCACAATCTTGAGGATCTGGAGAACTTCGAGCTCGACAGTCTGCGCATGGTTGGCACGTTGCAGGATGCCAATGAATTATGGGGCATTATCCTGGACAAGACCGGCACGGTACATCGGGTCAAGGTCGGAAACTACATGGGCAGGAATCACGGCAAGATTTTGAGCATCAGCGAAGACAAGATCGAGTTGAGGGAGATTGTCAGTACAACAACTGGCAGCAATGGCTTGGAAGAGCGGTCCGCCAGCATAGCGCTGTCGGAGCCGAAATAAAGCAGAAGGGGTGACTTATGAACGGGATGAACGTGAATCGGAAATGGCATTGGGAGCGGATGTGCCGCTGGCTCTTGGTGGCGGCATGGTCGTTATGCAGCCTGGACGCCCTGGCCGATGAACCCAGCTTGAACGGCATCAAATCGACCGCCCTGCCCGGCGACAAGGTGCAGGTGCGTCTGGAGTTGTCCTCGCCGCCGGCGGACAAGCCGCTCAGCTTCACCATCGACAACCCCGCGCGCATCGCGCTGGATTTCCCGGGCACCAAACTCAATCTCGCCAACAAGACCCAGACCATCGGCTCCGGCGCGGCGCAGAGCGTCAGCGCCGTCGAGGCCGGTGGCCGCACCCGCGTCGTACTGAACTTGGTACGCATGGTGGGTTACGACGTGAAGGTTGACGGCAATGACGTCGTGGTCACCCTCGACAGTGCCCCGGCTTCGATCAGCACCTCGACGGCCAGCCTGGCGACTGCCGCGCCCGCGGGGCCGGCGGGCGCCGCCAAGGGCGCCATCGAGGGCATAGACTTCCGCCGCGGCGACAGTGGTGAAGGCATGGTCATGATCAAGCTGACCGACCCCGCGACGGTGGTCAACATCAACGAGGAGGGCGGGCAAATCATCGCCGACTTCGTGAACACACAGTTGCCGGAGAACCTGGACCGAAGGCTGGAGGTGACGGATTTCGCCACGCCGGTAAAGGATATCGACACCCGCCGTCATGGCAATGGCACGCGCATGCGGATCACGCCCGTCACCAATGCGCAATTTGAACATCTGGCCTATCAGATGGACAATCTCTTTACCATCGAACTGAAGCCGTTGACCAAGGAAGAGCAGGAAGCGTCGAAGAAAGACAAGTTCGGTTACACGGGCGAGAAACTATCGCTCAACTTCCAGAACATCGAGGTGCGGGCCGTGCTGCAGTTGCTGGCCGATTTCACCGGTCTGAATCTGGTGGCTTCTGATACGGTGACGGGCAATGTGACGCTGCGTTTGAAGAACGTCCCCTGGGATCAGGCGTTGGACATTATCCTGCGCTCCAAGGGGCTGGCCATGCGTCAGGCGGGCAACGTCATCATGGTGGCACCCGCCGAGGAGATCGCCACCCGTGAGAAGCTCGAATTGGAGCAACAAAAGCAAGTCAAGGATCTGGCGCCACTGCACACCGAGTTCGTGCAGGTAAACTACGCCAAGGCCGACGATATCGCCAAATTGCTCAAGGCGGAAAAAAACACCCTGATTTCCGATCGTGGCAGTGTCTCCACGGATGAGCGCACCAACACGTTGTTGATTCAGGAGACCGTCGACAAGATTACCGAGATCCGCAAACTTGTCAGCACATTGGATCGGCCGGTCAAGCAGGTATTGATCGAATCCCGCATTGTGGTCGCCGACGACACCTTCAGCAGGCAGCTCGGCGTGCGCTTCGGTTACAGCCGGGCCGCGAAGGTTAATGACCTTGGCAATAATGGTACGTATATTGTCGGTGGCAAGGTTCCTGGCGATACGACATTTTTCTCCAATGGCACCGCCACACCGACGGCCTTTAATGTCGGCAACGTCGAAAACTACATTGTCAGTCTGCCGGTGACGAGTCCAGCGGGCGCCGTGGAACTGGCCGTCGGCAAGATCGGCAGCTACCTGCTGCAATTGGAGTTGTCCGCGCTGCAGGCGGAAGGCCGGGGTGAGGTCATCTCCAGTCCGCGCGTGATTACCGCCGATAAAAAGGAAGCAGTCATCCAGCAAGGCACGGAAATTCCCTACCAGCAGGCCAGCTCCAGCGGCGCCACCTCGGTGTCCTTCAAATCCGCGGTGCTGAGTCTGAAGGTCACGCCGAACATCACGCCGGATGATCGCATCATTATGGATCTGGCGGTCAACAAGGACGCGGTCGGACAGTTGTTCGCCGGCATACCGAGCATCGATACCAACAGCGTAACCACGCAGGTGCTGGTGGATAATGGCGAGACCGTGGTGCTGGGTGGCGTGTATACCCAGACCAACCGGAATGATACGACGCGCGTACCGTTCTTCAGTGACCTGCCTTATTTCGGATTCCTGTTCAGGAATACGAGCATACAGCACGACAAGAAGGAATTGCTGATCTTCGTTACGCCCAAGATCATCAAGGAAAGTTTGGCCCTGCAATAAGATATTCCCATCGATGTTCGGGGGAGTGCCATTGGCACTCCCCTTTTTATTTGGCGCGTCGCGTGCCAAGCTATCTTTTGATCCTTGTCGCCCGTCTCCCCCACGTGTCACGATCCGCCGCACACAATCTATTCCTGATCGGTCCCATGGGGGTGGGCAAGACCACCATTGGCCGGCAACTGGCCAAGAGCCTGCATCGTGAATTCATCGACAGTGATCGCGAGATCGAACAGCGCACCGGCGTGCGCATCGCGCTGATTTTCGAGATCGAAGGCGAGGCGGGTTTTCGTGAGCGGGAAAGCCAGATGCTGACTGATCTGACCCGCCGGCGGGATATTGTGCTTGCCACCGGCGGCGGCGCCGTCATCCGCGCGGAGAACCGGCGACTGCTGAGTGACCGCGGCGTGGTGGTATACCTGCGCGCGCCGCTGGCGTTGCTGGTGGAACGCACGGCCCGCGATCGACAACGCCCGCTGCTTCAGAATAACGATCCCAAGGCCACATTGACCGCGCTGCTGGCCGAGCGTGAACCGCTGTACCGCGAGATTGCCGATTTGATTGTCGATACCGGCCACCGTACAGTACGCCACATCGTGAATGAAATCCGCGTCTTTCTTGACGCCTGCCAGGATGCACACCGTCCACGTTAATCTCGCGGAACGCGGCTACCCGATATACATCGCGCCCGGACTGCTTGACGATCCGAAATGGCTTGCACATCTGCGTGGCCGGCAGGTGATGATCGTCACCAACACCATTGTGGGCCCGTTGTATCAGGCGCGGGTGGAACACACGCTCGCGAAACATCATCCCGGCTGCGAGGTGCGGAGCGTGGTGCTGCCGGATGGCGAGGAACACAAGACGCTTGCGGTCATGAGCGAAATCGTAACGGCGCTGCTGCAAAATCGGTTTGACCGCGGTTGCGCGCTGTTGGCGCTGGGCGGCGGCGTGGTGGGCGACCTCACCGGCTTCGCCGCCGCCTGTTACCAGCGGGGCGTGGATCACTTGCAATTTCCGACCACCCTGCTGGCGCAGGTCGACTCCGCCGTGGGCGGCAAGACCGCCGTCAACCATGCGCTGGGCAAGAACATGATCGGCGCATTTCACCAGCCCCGGGCGGTGGTTGCCGATACTGCGACACTGCACACGCTGCCGGAGCGGGAACTGCACGCCGGCCTCGCCGAGGTGATCAAATACGGATTGATCCGCGATGCGGAATTTTTCAACTGGCTGGAAAACAATCTCGATGTCCTGTTGCGCCGGGACGACGCGGCACTGGCCTATGCCATCGCCCGCTCGTGCCGCAACAAGGCGGAGGTGGTGGCGGCGGACGAGCGCGAAGCCGGTGGGCGGGCGCTGCTAAATCTGGGTCATACCTTCGGTCATGCCATCGAGACCGGCCTCGGCTACGGCGTATGGCTGCATGGCGAGGCGGTGGGCGCCGGCATGGCGATGGCGGCTGATCTTTCCCATCGACTCGGCTGGCTCAGCCAGGTCGATGCAGCGAGGATCCGCGCCCTTCTCAAGCGCGCCCATCTGCCCGCAGCCGCGCCGGCTTCGCTGGACGCCGCGCGTTTACGTGAACTCATGGCGGTGGACAAGAAAACCCAGGCCGGTCGTCTGCGACTGGTTCTGCTCAGACGCATCGGTGAGGCGGTGGTGACGGCGGACTTCGAGACGGCGGCGCTGATGACCACGCTGCGCACCTGCTGTGCCACGGACGCGACGTCCGCCGCATGATTTTTCAGGGTGTGTGAGTCATGCACGAGGCGCCTGCGTCCACACCGCCTCAAGACACCGCTGCGATCTTTCTCACCCACGCCTGGGAAGAGCGGTTGGAGATCATCCGCCACCTGATCGATCACAGCCGGCAGATTCTGCTAATCCTGGGTGATGCGGGCAGTGGCAAGTCGACATTGCGCGGACACCTGACCCGTGTTGCGCCCGCCGCATGGCGGGTGGTCACCCTCGACGCCGCACCCTTCGACGATGCCCTCACGTTGGTGGAACGGCTGGCGACCGGTCTCGGGATGACCCCGGGGCCGAAGGATCAGCTGGAAGTTCGCACCCGGGCAATGGAGGAGCACCTGAAAGGCCTCCATCACACCGGCGCGCTGCCGGTGGCGTTGATCGATGACGCGCATCAGTTGCCCGCCGACGCCCTGTTGCTGTTGCTGCGCCTCGCCACTTCGGGGGCCGATGCCCCGTTGCGCGTGGTGCTGTTCTGCGATCCGCGCGTCACCCGCCTGCTGGAAAGTCCGCAGCTACTGGCCTATCAACGCGCCATCCTGCATACGGTCGAAATGCCCGCCTACACAGTGGAGGAAACAGCGGCGTTTCTCGTCTGGTGGCATACCCATACAGGGCGGGATCCCAACCTGCTGGTCGAAGCCCGCGTCCGTGCCGTGTATCAGGCCTCCCAGGGATTGCCGGGGCGCATTCTGGCATTGGATGCGGGACGCTTGACGCAAGAGCCGCAAAAAAACATTCGTGTCATCACTCATGGCCGTTCCCATCGCATGTATTTTGTTGGTGCCGCGGTACTCCTGTTGCTGGTGGTATTGATGG
It contains:
- a CDS encoding pilus assembly protein PilP; protein product: MSDLEARVQELLARKASTSIEPLPEVKLPESYAYQSADANRRDPFESFKKEAATAQAAQKGAPQDAKTAELMKEIEGHNLEDLENFELDSLRMVGTLQDANELWGIILDKTGTVHRVKVGNYMGRNHGKILSISEDKIELREIVSTTTGSNGLEERSASIALSEPK
- a CDS encoding type IV pilus secretin PilQ, whose product is MNGMNVNRKWHWERMCRWLLVAAWSLCSLDALADEPSLNGIKSTALPGDKVQVRLELSSPPADKPLSFTIDNPARIALDFPGTKLNLANKTQTIGSGAAQSVSAVEAGGRTRVVLNLVRMVGYDVKVDGNDVVVTLDSAPASISTSTASLATAAPAGPAGAAKGAIEGIDFRRGDSGEGMVMIKLTDPATVVNINEEGGQIIADFVNTQLPENLDRRLEVTDFATPVKDIDTRRHGNGTRMRITPVTNAQFEHLAYQMDNLFTIELKPLTKEEQEASKKDKFGYTGEKLSLNFQNIEVRAVLQLLADFTGLNLVASDTVTGNVTLRLKNVPWDQALDIILRSKGLAMRQAGNVIMVAPAEEIATREKLELEQQKQVKDLAPLHTEFVQVNYAKADDIAKLLKAEKNTLISDRGSVSTDERTNTLLIQETVDKITEIRKLVSTLDRPVKQVLIESRIVVADDTFSRQLGVRFGYSRAAKVNDLGNNGTYIVGGKVPGDTTFFSNGTATPTAFNVGNVENYIVSLPVTSPAGAVELAVGKIGSYLLQLELSALQAEGRGEVISSPRVITADKKEAVIQQGTEIPYQQASSSGATSVSFKSAVLSLKVTPNITPDDRIIMDLAVNKDAVGQLFAGIPSIDTNSVTTQVLVDNGETVVLGGVYTQTNRNDTTRVPFFSDLPYFGFLFRNTSIQHDKKELLIFVTPKIIKESLALQ
- the aroK gene encoding shikimate kinase AroK → MGVGKTTIGRQLAKSLHREFIDSDREIEQRTGVRIALIFEIEGEAGFRERESQMLTDLTRRRDIVLATGGGAVIRAENRRLLSDRGVVVYLRAPLALLVERTARDRQRPLLQNNDPKATLTALLAEREPLYREIADLIVDTGHRTVRHIVNEIRVFLDACQDAHRPR
- the aroB gene encoding 3-dehydroquinate synthase, producing the protein MHTVHVNLAERGYPIYIAPGLLDDPKWLAHLRGRQVMIVTNTIVGPLYQARVEHTLAKHHPGCEVRSVVLPDGEEHKTLAVMSEIVTALLQNRFDRGCALLALGGGVVGDLTGFAAACYQRGVDHLQFPTTLLAQVDSAVGGKTAVNHALGKNMIGAFHQPRAVVADTATLHTLPERELHAGLAEVIKYGLIRDAEFFNWLENNLDVLLRRDDAALAYAIARSCRNKAEVVAADEREAGGRALLNLGHTFGHAIETGLGYGVWLHGEAVGAGMAMAADLSHRLGWLSQVDAARIRALLKRAHLPAAAPASLDAARLRELMAVDKKTQAGRLRLVLLRRIGEAVVTADFETAALMTTLRTCCATDATSAA
- a CDS encoding AAA family ATPase — its product is MHEAPASTPPQDTAAIFLTHAWEERLEIIRHLIDHSRQILLILGDAGSGKSTLRGHLTRVAPAAWRVVTLDAAPFDDALTLVERLATGLGMTPGPKDQLEVRTRAMEEHLKGLHHTGALPVALIDDAHQLPADALLLLLRLATSGADAPLRVVLFCDPRVTRLLESPQLLAYQRAILHTVEMPAYTVEETAAFLVWWHTHTGRDPNLLVEARVRAVYQASQGLPGRILALDAGRLTQEPQKNIRVITHGRSHRMYFVGAAVLLLLVVLMVFIWRAPTPAEKSPEPVAPEAPPSNAITTAPVRPPASLESSPMQTPTVPEATTSEKISPIQANIRTADNRSTKISPPPAPAVALAARLPKASAVDGNRVPKDDAWLRKQSPDRYVIQLFGSHDQGTARKYAERPDLAGHTAIYTTQHDQQPLHVVVYGLYDNRAEAVTAIDRLPADVVRQKPFPRSVGEVQRLMNAGP